Part of the Engystomops pustulosus chromosome 4, aEngPut4.maternal, whole genome shotgun sequence genome is shown below.
GGCCCTATTGCATGTATGTTTCTATGGTAACACATGTAATCAGTAACCAGCAcatggtgtcttgtattgtttaaatgcaacaccagagggtgctggttaccaatggaATGCATTTCCATAGAACATTGATTCAGTTTCTTAATGTAACCAAAGCGAAATTGAATGACAACTGACAACTTTGAAgtgttaaaaaataaacaaaaaagcccactgaaaagaatggttcagtaagggtggtgacacacatggcgatttccccctctcaccacgacagcacccaaccagagagagggatccgcctccagggacaggaaacccagacttcaaattgtgcggtacgccccacctccttcagtggtttcctgtccctgacgggggatccagtgagtctcggtgaggctcaggagtcgcggtgaaaggggggaatgggagtcccaggtacccccaggtggctgcacaggtcccccgccgaggcttaccggagggtggtcactcggcggcggtggagaggtgaatgctgcgaggtgcagcgcagtctgtgggtgcgggCGGACTCCGGCACGCCTCCGATCCGGAGTGGAGGCGTGTGTGTGGAAGGGCGGCTGAGCGCTGGCTTCTTCCTCCCCGCGGTGGTCTTCTCCAAAATGGCGCCGACTCCACTTCCGGTgaggaccggaagtgacgcgccgcCCAGCGTCCACATGGGAGATGACGTCAGAGGCGGGAATTTCaaaaggagatcccacacaggagtcctgtgtgttgtttctagcacccacagccagccacaggagttgctccagtcgtggatgaaacggagctgtatcctcaccactgaataagatgagttctaatgaaggtggtagagagtcggtggacaccgctacggtaaagttggagtagggggatagtccgctgattggtgagtgtggccttaccatgcctttaaacaggttctgatgatgtcttatgtgattcttattttagagggaagaatctcgtaaggggaaagccactgtaaagtctaagcatcatgcatgtagaatctgtggagataatctgcctgactcttatttaaaacctaactgtgaccagtgtgttcagcgcctgttagcacaagagcagtcgaccttgtttgaatccatgcgtatgctaatccagcaggaagtgcgtagttctgtgcaagaaataaggagatccctcaggtcagagaattccccaggcacttccaggcagcttgaagattctggccctagttcgggagaatcatctgagtcagaggaggaggacaggtcaggcagacccctgGTTCCGATAGAAGATATTGATCATCTGGTGAAGTTAGTAAGATCAACTATGGAGTTAGAAGATGAAAAGGAAGAACGCTCTGTAACAGACGTTATGTTTCAGGGtctaggagaaaagaagagaaaggtttttcctatccatgagaatatttcctcccttatccaggcagaatggcgcaaggcggacaagaaggtttttatccctagagctatgaagcggaagtatccctttcctgagaaggagacagagatttgggacaaggcgCCGAAGGTGGATGTTGCCGTTTCTAAAGTGTCTAGAAAGAGTGCGCTTCCAGTtgaggattcaggtgtgcttaaagatcctatggataagaaggCAGATGGCTTCTTAAGGCGTTCCTGGGAGGCAGCAGCGGGCGCATTCAAACCCAACGTCGCAGCTACATGCGTCTCTAGGTCTCTTTTGGTTTGGCTTTCCCAGCTGGAGGAGAAGATTAAGGCTGGTGCATCCAGGTCACATCTTATCTCGGAGGTTACCACTGCACAGAAGGCTTCTGCCTTCTTAGCCGATGCCTCGGTGGATGCCTTGAGGTTATCAGCAAGATCGGTAGCCTTAtctaattctgccagaagggccttatggctgaaaaactggacaggtgaccttccatctaaaagtcatctgtgtagtattccctgtgagggggaattcttgtttgggtctgctctagacaacatcttggaaaaggcagctgacaggaagagaggttttcctagtacaaggcctcaagagaggaagttttttcgcccctcaaggcgatttagatctcctcagagatccggagacaagaaagaggggtggcgaccctctaggaggtctaagggattcatgttttcccggcctcaggattccagtaaacgtcccggtcagcaatgacgccaggggtcctgtggggggaaggctctccctgttcaaggagGAGTGGAGCAAGATTTCAGGGAGCAAGTGGATTTTGGGGATTATACAGGAtggcctaaaattaccttttctatcccctcccccacagcgtttcaagttaacctcagtggccggaagagcagaaagacAGGCTCTGGAGACCGAAGTAAGATCCTTACTGGGAAAGGAGGTGCTACGGCGGGTGCCACTGCAGGATCAagggacaggattttattcaaccctgttccttataaagaaaccggATGGCACATaccggaccattataaatttaagaccactaaactgctacctacaggtggaaaaattcaagatggaatcgataaagtcaaccgtaaacctgctctttcaggattgttttatggcttccatagacttagcggatgcatattaccacgtccctattcatccggacagtcagagattcctgagagtggcggtgatGATGAAGGGCAAGATAGAGCACCtccaattcagagctctaccctttggagtggcgatagTTCGGCAGAGAAGATGCAGACCTTCATAAGGGTGGTGATGAAGATCCTACATCGCCTgggctggatgataaatttgaagaagtcctcccttactccggccagatcaaagatatttctcggcatcacattagattccactcagcagaaatctttccttcctcaggacaaggtggtgaagatTGTAGCCTCAGTGGAAAagctgtacagacagccatcccctaccataagggacattatgaggactctgggtctctttACAGCGGCAATTCCAGCGGTGCTCtgggcgatgtatcacgcaagacccttacagctcttcatgttggaaaactggaggggggaccagtcctccttggaccagaggattacacttccccaacagatcctggattccctgagatggtggctaagagaagagaacctccaggcgggcaggccttggagagaggagaaccccctatccatgattacggatgcgagctctacgggttggggagcTCAAGTCAGGGGACTCTTGTTCCAGGGGACATGGAACGAGGAATCCAGGAAGAAGTCCTCAAATTACAGAGAACTAGAAGCCATCCTGCAGGCAATCGGACAAGCTCTGCCgatgattcgggggacagacctgaagattgcctcggacaatgtcacagcggtggcgttcgtgaatcgccaggggggtacccgaagcgggtccttaatgaacctctcgcatcagattctagacctggcggaagccaatctaagatcaatatcggcggtacatataaggggcaaggacaatctgcaggcagacttcctgagccgtcatctcttacgtcagggggagtggtccctgaatcggagagtgttctccaagataaccagactctggggtcaaccagaggtagacttattcgccacaagaaagaacagacaggtcaagctcttctgctccctagacccgagagaccAATCCTTAAGTTTGGATGCCTTCTCAATCAAGTGGAACTTCAGCCTAGCCtatgcatttccacccctgtctattctcccgagggttctgaagaagatacgacaagaccaggccagagttattcttatagcccccttctggcccaggagggcatggttctcagtactaagagagctatcgatatcagacccttggatcctcccagagagtcacgatctcctctcccagggcccagtattccacccgcagattgcgaacctccatctgacggcctggaatttgagaggcgcatcttgagggaaaaaggcctctcggacaaggtaattacaaccctgcagagAAGCAGaaaggtagttacctctaggatctattttagggtctggagagtattctcagatttttgttctccagataggatagacttagctcatccaaatatagctaagatattagatttcctgcaagcaggattagataagggcctaaaacctgccacccttaaagttcagatctctgcccttagctccctgtttgagtcccctttagcctctcatccctggatatctcggttcataaaggcggcatctcgtatgaccccctttaggagatgtacggtgcccccctgggacctcactctggtgttaaattatctgataagagatccctttgagcccctggagtcttgttcactaaagtggttgaccattaaagttgtatttttggtagcaatcacttcagcccgtagggttggagagATATCGTCTCTATCCTGTAGAGCGCCTTTTCTCAAGATCTTGGATGACAGAGTAGTTCTgatgacagacccggcctttttaccaaaggtagtctctagattccatagatcccaagagatcaggctcccatccttctgcAGTAACCCTTCTACGGATAGGGAAAGGGAGTTTAACAAATTAGATGTTAAGAGGGCCATTGAGCTATATTTGGATAGGACtaaagattggagaaaatctgatagtctttttgttctttttggtggcaagaatagagggcagaaggcctcagcggtagttatagctagatggattaggcaagccattagctccgcttatgtagcagccggtcagccgataccagaaggtctaaaagcccattccactagagcagtttcttcctcatgggcagaatttagagaggtgtcggttaatcagatttgtcaggctgccacctggtcttctccacacactttctataggcactataggctagatgtagcaggtgcacaggaactttcctttgggcgaagggttctttcttcagttatccctccctaaagatttcatctatgttattctctctggttgggtgctgtcgtggtgagagggggaaaccggtaattactcaccggtaattgtgtttccttgaaccacgacagcaccctgggtattccctcccttgtaaattcttttcacacttgggtgttcagtgttatgtgtgtgtcacagaggtgtgagattctctcattgaaagtgatactgaatgatacggtggtcagaattaatcgagaacattaagtcccatacagtctctgtaatccactgaaggaggtggggcgtaccgcacaatttgaagtctgggtttcctgtccctggaggcggatccctctctctggttgggtgctgtcgtggttcaaggaaacacaattaccggtgagtaattaccggttttaggctgtttttagttttcagatcggAAACAAATGGCAGTGTGAAACCACCCTTAGAGTTTATACTTGGCTCCCTTAAATAAATCACAAATGAGTCCCCCACTTGTGGTGGTtttaagttatatattttttttagatttttaccaAACAATAAAGCAATGTCAAGCAATAATTTTCACCAGAAAATGCTGTCTGGCTCTCATAGAGGGTGGCTCCAACGTTTTAGGTTGCTTATTTTGTATCACTTATTTCACCCTATCTAAAAGCACTGCTGCTGGCCTCATTCCCTAGACTGGAGCTGAATCAGTTCAGGTCCTAGCAGTCTAACCATTTCAATAAATCTAAGAAAGCACAATATGGCTGTTGAATTATATGGAAAGGAAATGagaaatatgttaattttgtaaaTCCTCTAATTGTAATTTCCCCCCTCAGAATGGTCCTAGTGCCAGATCTTGTCACAAGATGTGCATAGATACTCAGCGGAGGCAGATCTATACTTTAGGCAGATACTTGGACTCATCGGTACGGAACAGCAAGTCTCTGAAAAGTGACTTCTATCGATATGACATTGACACCAACACCTGGTCCTTACTAAGTGAGGATACTGCTGCGGACGGTGGGCCCAAGCTGGTATTTGATCACCAGGTGCGTACAGGATACAGTTGTGGAATTGTATTGAATGATGCATACTCTTGGTAGCTGATTTCTGTTTTTGCTAAATCTGTTTTGTAGATGTGTATGGATTCTGAAAAGCATATGATCTATACCTTTGGAGGCCGAATACTTACTTGCAATGGCAATGTGGATGACAGCAGGGCCAGTGAACCCCAGTTTAGTGGACTTTTTGCTTTTGACTGTCATACGCAAACCTGGAAACTGCTCCGTGAAGACTCTTGTAATGCTGGACCTGAAGATATACAGTCCAGGATTGGGCACTGTATGCTTTTTCACTCGGTAtgatgcttttctttttttttgcggtGCTAGTGTGTTTATATGTTTACAAGTTAccttatttttaaatgttttctagAAAAACCGATGCTTATATGTGTTTGGTGGGCAAAGGTCAAAGACTTATTTGAATGACTTCTTTAGTTATGATGTGGACAGTGATCATGTGGAAATTATATCAGATGGCACCAAAAAAGATTCTGgtatgggtaagtaaatctatgcATTTTCACACAAGAATGCTGCAGGCATTGTCACAAATGTGTTCTGTCAcctacattttatttttcaatgaagAATACTGTCTTGTATAAAGTTTTTCTTATCCAAATTTCACAAATGTATCCAGTGTATGATCAATTGGATCTGTTCAGTCTATACACCTGTCAGGATAATTTGGGACCTTATAGACCAGTGTTCCAAAATTACCTTTCAGCTAGTCCCTCTGTGCCCGCTGTTTAAAaatgtaagagaaaaaaaaaagccctgcTTGCGATGCTGTGCTGTGAAGCCGGCCATACCACTCTGGCGTCATTAAATCACTGCTCAGGTGCGGGGAGCGCTAGAGATGGGCCCATTGCGCCTGATCCCACCCATTTCTAGGTAAGTAGAAAGGTGTATGTGGGGCCAGCTTAAAAGGCAATGtccgtggtttagtgtcccagatCGCCCTTACATGTCCCTTTTATGCATGTAGCTCACTTTGGAAGTCCTTTAGAAAGTTAATTTGCTCTTACAAATGTCAGTATCATTGGAATTATCTGTTATCCTTATACAGCCAGTGGTTTTTGATGGCCAAGACTGTCCTGATACCAAATTGTTACGGAAAATGTGGACTCCTATGTGGGCTTTGATGAATTGCTGAGgtactgtatatagcagtgatggcgaacctatggcactggtgccagaggcggcactcggtgccctttctgtgggcccGGGCCGCCACCCCATCACATCAGACAGTacttaaagaatcttcctgcagttccaagcaact
Proteins encoded:
- the LOC140127139 gene encoding uncharacterized protein isoform X2, yielding MSSNEGGRESVDTATREESRKGKATVKSKHHACRICGDNLPDSYLKPNCDQCVQRLLAQEQSTLFESMRMLIQQEVRSSVQEIRRSLRSENSPGTSRQLEDSGPSSGESSESEEEDRSGRPLVPIEDIDHLVKLVRSTMELEDEKEERSVTDVMFQGLGEKKRKVFPIHENISSLIQAEWRKADKKVFIPRAMKRKYPFPEKETEIWDKAPKVDVAVSKVSRKSALPVEDSGVLKDPMDKKADGFLRRSWEAAAGAFKPNVAATCVSRSLLVWLSQLEEKIKAGASRSHLISEVTTAQKASAFLADASVDALRLSARSVALSNSARRALWLKNWTGDLPSKSHLCSIPCEGEFLFGSALDNILEKAADRKRGFPSTRPQERKFFRPSRRFRSPQRSGDKKEGWRPSRRSKGFMFSRPQDSSKRPGQQ
- the LOC140127139 gene encoding uncharacterized protein isoform X1 produces the protein MVAKRREPPGGQALERGEPPIHDYGCELYGLGSSSQGTLVPGDMERGIQEEVLKLQRTRSHPAGNRTSSADDSGDRPEDCLGQCHSGGVRESPGGYPKRVLNEPLASDSRPGGSQSKINIGGTYKGQGQSAGRLPEPSSLTSGGVVPESESVLQDNQTLGSTRGRLIRHKKEQTGQALLLPRPERPILKFGCLLNQVELQPSLCISTPVYSPEGSEEDTTRPGQSYSYSPLLAQEGMVLSTKRAIDIRPLDPPRESRSPLPGPSIPPADCEPPSDGLEFERRILREKGLSDKVITTLQRSRKVVTSRIYFRVWRVFSDFCSPDRIDLAHPNIAKILDFLQAGLDKGLKPATLKVQISALSSLFESPLASHPWISRFIKAASRMTPFRRCTVPPWDLTLVLNYLIRDPFEPLESCSLKWLTIKVVFLVAITSARRVGEISSLSCRAPFLKILDDRVVLMTDPAFLPKVVSRFHRSQEIRLPSFCSNPSTDREREFNKLDVKRAIELYLDRTKDWRKSDSLFVLFGGKNRGQKASAVVIARWIRQAISSAYVAAGQPIPEGLKAHSTRAVSSSWAEFREVSVNQICQAATWSSPHTFYRHYRLDVAGAQELSFGRRVLSSVIPP